The window TATCAACAATACTAAATTATAACGGGCCTTTCTCAGAAAAGAGGCCCGGGGAACTCACAATAGACCAGTTAATTATGGTTTACTCCCGGATATAGTGCTGTTGCCAACATTTCCGGTACTCTTGCTCAATATATTATTCAGCGCGGTTGCTGTAAAGAACTGTGATGTATCTCCTACTGTGGGTACATTTTGAGGTATCATTATAAGAGATCCCTTTCCTTCAAGCCCGATCTGGTATACTATATCCATCCATCTCAGCTGGAAGGCTGTTGGATTGTTTGCATACTGTTTGGCTGCATCAACCATTTTACCGGCTGCCTCTACCTCTGCCAGTGCAAGTGTTACCCTGGACCTTCTTTCCCTCTCAGCAGCAGCCTGCCTGGACATTGCGTCCTGCAGTGTCTGCGGTACAAGGACATCCCTGATTTCCACGGATGAGACCTTCACTCCCCAGTGCTCTGTTTTCTCATCAATTATCTGCCTTGCCGCCTCACCTATTTTCTCCCTCTCTGACAGTATTTCATCGAAAGATGATTTTCCCAGGACCTCCCTCAATGTTGTCTGTGCTGCAAGCTGTGTTGCTGCTGCATAATTCTCAACATTAAGCACTGCCTTGTCCGGGTCGATTATCTGGAAATACATAACTGCATCAACATTTACCGGAACGTTATCCTGTGTAAATGTAGACTCTGTCTTAAACGCAACCGCCTGTATTCTCGTTGATAAAACTACTGTAATCTTACTTATAATTGGCGTCACATAAACAATTCCAGGCCCCTTCAATCCCGTGTATCTTCCAAGTGTTAAAACCGGTGCCCTCTGCCATTCCTTTAATATATGTATACCAGAGAGTATAACTGCAACAATTATTATCAGGACAAGAATTAATATCACTTCTCCCACATCTATAGCTACCATACTATAACAACGAGAAGTTCTATTTAAATATTTTTAATAAACCATTTAAACTATAATACTTTCATGGCAGAAAAAACAATTTTAAATCGTTAATCAACGAATTATCTAACGTGAATTTTTATATATTTCCTAATACTATCCACTTATGTCTGGAATAGTTAGTTACGGTTCATATGTTCCTGTATACAGAATTAAACCCGAGGAAATTGCCAGAATATGGGGCGATGATCCGGAAAAAATGAAAAACAATCTCTTTATACTGAGCAAATCAGTGCCTGCACCGGATGAGGACGTTGCCACAATTTCTGTGGAGGCGGCAAGGAATGCCCTGAAGCGAAAAAAGATAAATCCTCATGATATTGGTGCCATTTATGTCGGATCAGAATCCCATCCGTACGCTGTAAAACCCACAGCAACGGTTGTTGCAGCCGCTATAGGGATGCCGCTGGAATATTTCGCTGCTGATTATGAATTTGCCTGCAAGGCCGGTACCGCAGGAATGCAGAATGTAAAGGCAATGGTTGATGCCAATTATATAAAATACGGATTTGCCATAGGGTCAGACACATCACAGGGTGCCCCGGGAGATGCCCTTGAATACAGCGCATCAGCAGGAGGTACAGCCATGCTTATTGGCAAGGATGATGTTATTGCAGAAATCAACGATACTTTATCTGTATCAACCGATACACCTGATTTCTGGAGAAGAGAAGGAGAGCCATATCCAAGGCACGGTGAAAGATTTACCGGCGAACCTGGTTATTTCAAACATGTTGTTGCTGCGGCAAAGGCCATGATGTCAAGAATGGGGACAAAGAGCAGTGACTATGATTACGTTGTTTTCCACCAGCCCAATGGGAAATTCCCAACAAGGGTTGCAAAAATGCTGAGTTTCACTGAAGATCAGTATAAAACCGGGTTGCTTACGCCGTATATAGGAAACACATATTCCGGGTCAACCATGACCGGGCTTTCAGCAATACTTGATGAGGCAAAGCCAGGGGATAGAATACTGGCAGTCTCCTTCGGTTCCGGGGCAGGTTCTGACGCTTTTGATATAACCATAACGGAGAACATGAAAACCTATAAGCGGGAAAACGCACCTGGTGTGAGAAAGATGATAGAGAATGTTACATTTATTGATTATGCAATATACACAAAGTTCAGAAAAATAATTGTTATGGGTGAAAGTCTTGAGTAATGAGGTATATATTATTGGAGCCGGAGAAACAAAATTCGGTGAGTTGTGGGATAAGTCTCTGAGAAACCTGGCTGTTGAGGCAGGATTGAAGGCAGTTGAAAATGCGGGCATATACTCAAAGGATGTGGATGCCATTTACGGTGCCAATTCACTGGCAGGCATTATAAATAAACAGGAAAATATTGGTGCATTGATAGCAGATTTTTCCGGTCTTTCAGCTGATGGAATCCCATCGTTGAGGGTCGAGTCGTCCACAGCTTCGGGAGCAGCTGCCCTGCGGGATGCATACCTTTCTATAAAATCTGAGGAGTATGATGTGGTGATTGTAGGAGGAGTTGAAAAAATGACAGATATCCATGGCAGCGACATACTTGAAAAATCATCCTCCATACTTGATCGTGAATGGGAGGCCTTTTTTGGTGCCACACCTGCTGCCATGGCCGCACTGATAGCCAGAAAGTATATGCATGATTTTAATGTTGATAAGGAAGCATTATCAATGTTTTCCGTTAATGACCATCTGAACGGGTCTAGAAATCCGGATGCACAGTTCAGGAACAAACTGACACTGCAGCAGGCCATGAACGCAACCGCCGTGGCAGACCCGCTTAATATGATGGACTGTTCCCCCCTGAGCGACGGCGCTGCAGCAGTGGTTCTTGCCTCGGAAAATTATATGAAGAAAAATAAAAAGGAGGGAGTGCACATACTGAGTTCAGCAGTGGCAGAGGACTATCTATCTGTTGGATCAAGGCAGTCAATATATACGCTCACATCCACAAAACTCGCAGCTGAAAAGGCATTCAGGAAGGCAGGCATAAAGAGGGATGACATCTCATTCATGGAGGTGCATGATTCATTTTCAATATACGGGCTACTAGAACTTGAAGACCTGGGATTTGCAGAAAAGGGTAAGGCCAGCAAAATGGTATACGATGATATTAAACTTGAAGGGCGCCTCCCTGTAAACCCATCTGGTGGACTTAAGGCAAAGGGAGACCCTTATGGTGCAGTTGGAGTCGGGCAGGCAGTTGATGCTTACCGCCAGTTAACAGGAAAGGCGGGGGACAATCAGATAAAGGACGCAAGATATGGATTGCTGCATAACATGGCAGGCACCGGTGCCTCATCAATAATTCATATATTGGGTGAATAAAAATGACGGAACTATCAAGAATATGGAGGGAAACTGAATATAGGTATAATCTTATAGGGTATAAATGTAAAAACTGTGGGAATTCATATTTTCCACCCAGGGACGTATGCCCGAAATGCCATAGAGAATCCATAGGAAAAATGGAAAAGGTAAAATTCAGCGGCAATGGGGAGGTAATATCATACACAGTTGTGCATGATGCACCACCATCCTTTAAAAGGCAGGTTCCCTATGTACTGGCACTTATAAAGCTTTCAGAAGGGCCAGTTATAACTGCCCAGATAGTTGATTCGCCTGAAGAAAATATCGATATCGGCACAAAGGTGCATATGGTATTCAGGAAAATAAGGCAGGATGGCGATAGCGGAATAATTGAGTATGGCTATAAGTTCGCAGTTAACTGATTGCCAAAAAATTTATAAATTTTGAATAATTTTCAAAGAAATAAAAAACACTTTTAACCATGTTGCAATTAATATTTTATGAAAATGATAATAGCACATACACCTGACCCAGATGATGCATTTATGTTTTATGCCATGTTCGAACACAAAATAGAAACCTCCTTCGAATATGAACAGGTAGTGAAAGATATAGAAACACTTAATAAGGAATCAATAGACGGAAAATATGATGTAACCGCAATATCTGCGAATGGATACATGCATGTTTCTGATATATATGATCTGACAACGTCTGGAGCAAGTTTTGGCTTATCTTACGGTCCTCTGGTAATAGCCAAAAAGAATATTGATTTAAAGGGAAAGGTAATTGCCACTCCTGGAAGATACACATCAGCTGAACTTCTATACAGAATGTTCGCACCTGAAGCAGGCGAATACAAGGAAATAAGATTCGACAGGATCGTTAATGCTATAATGAATGATGAGGTAGATGCAGGAATTCTTATACACGATGAACAGCTCACATTCCAGGAGAAAGGCCTGGTTCCAGTACTGAAACTTTACGATGAGTGGAAGAAATACGCAGGAGACCTTCCCATACCACTAGGATTCAATGCGATCAGAAAAAATATGCCCCTTGAAAATAAACTGAAATATAAAAAGGATTTCGAAAATTCAATAAAATATGCACAGGAACATCAGGATGACGCCGTGAAATATGCTATGAAATATTCAAGGTATGATGATTTCGAACTGGAAAAGAGGTTTATATTAATGTACGTCAATTCCCTTTCTGTAGACTTCGGGGATAAGGGCAGGGAGGCATTGACTCTCTACTATAAGAGGGCGGCAGACAGGAATATTGTGAAGCCATTTACACCCACCATAGTTTAATTTTTCATAATTGCGTTATTATGACTAAAAATTCATAGATATGATACTTTATTAATTTCTTTATTTATCAGTATAAAATTACCTTTAAATATGACTTTGTAATTTATAAAAGATAAACATGTTCAACATATCATATCCGGTATGGGATAGTGCAATGTTCGCTTATACAATATCCTCGCACATACTGCTTGTGTCCCTTAGTATGGGACTGGCAATTATGGTCACAATTGCAGAATTCCTTGCACTGAAAAAGAAGGATAAGTATTATGATACGCTGGCATATAAACTTTCAAAGGCCCTGGTTATTTTCTTTGCCGTGGGTACAGCCTCAGGAACAGTAATGGCAATGGAGTTGTTCCTGTTCTGGCCAGCGTTTATGAAGCTTGTTGGTGAAGTTGCCATGGGGCCATTCTATGTGGAGGTATTTTCATTCCTTCTTGAGGCCATAGCCCTTCCAATGTACGTATACTTCTGGAAGGACTTCAAGAATAGATGGGAGCACTGGGGTTTAAGCCTTGCAGTGACTATAGGAACCTACCTCTCTGCTTTCACTGTTACAGAAATAAATGCGTGGATGAACACACCTAATGGATTCAACGTGGAGAAATTTGTAACAACAGGAGCTGTTACAAACGTGAACCCATTTGCACCCTTCATAACAGCGTCCACTGCAGCAGAAGAACTTCATATGTCCGGAGCAGTTTATTATGCCGGAATTGCTATGATACTGGGTTATCTTATATATAAATACATGAAGACAAACAACATGCCAGAAAAAATGATTTACAGAAGAGGCATAAATATAGCCGCAGTTTTCATGATACTCGATATTATATATCTGGGCATAACAGGATCCAACGAGCTGTCCACATTAATGGTTATAGAGCCAATAAAATACACTGCGCTGGAGCTTGACTTACACGCAACTGTAGGAACATCCTTTGCTACAATGGCACCCGAGCACATATTTGGAATACTGATAAACCATAAACTGGCATATGCGCCATCACTTCCTTATGCCCAATCACTGCTCGCCTTTCCATTGACATTCGGCAAGGGAAGCATTCCTGGACTAATTCCGTTAACCACGTATAAAGGGGTTACTGATTACGGTGTATGGCCACCATACGCTGTTCACGACACACTGGATATCATGGTAGGATTTGGTGTTTTGATGGGCTTCTACTGGCTTTATGTTGTAGTACAGTACTTCAGGAAAAAAGATCCGTTGAGCCACAGATTCACCCTACTTGGCGGTATGGTTGTTTCAATAATGGGTGTGCTTACAATGGAGGATGGCTGGTACACTGCTGAGGTTGGCAGGGTTCCATTCATTATTAGATCTCCTGTCCCCGGCGGCTTCGTCGTAAACGGGGTCAAGTATTATGGTACCATGACAATAGCACAGGCTGCCTCAACATCTCCAATTGTGTTCCCGCTTGGCATAGCCATTATAGCGTTCTATTTGATCATCTTCCCGGTAACCTTCTACTTTGCGGCAAAGGTTATGAAACTATCAAATGTGGAGGAAGATCTTAAGCTGGGAGAAGACGATATCAAAATGGAAGAGGAAAGAAAGAACAGAAAGGGCGTTACAGCAAAGGCAGGGATGAGGTGAATTAAATGACAAACTTACTTTATGGCATAAATTTCGACGTGCTCTTTTTAATCGTGGTAATAGCATCAATGGTTACAATGTTTGCAACCGAGCTAATGGCAGTGGTTCCCATAGCAACAAGGTTCAGGGATAATAAGATACGTGTCAACGTTCTTTCATACATCGTCCCTGTATGGGAGGTTGTAGGTACATTCTTCGTCCTGTGGCTTGTGGATATGGAAAATATAATACCAATACTGATGCCATCAATATCATATGCACTGTTTCCATTATTTGCAGTATTCATATTTTTCCTGGTTACGCGGAACTCCTTTATAATATATGCAGAATTCGTATGGCATGAGAATAAATACTTTGATGAAAGGAAGTTATATGTTATATATTCAGTGGCAACATTCATAATGGGAATTATGGCATTATCAATACTCGCTGCTATAGCGAGTGGTTACGGCGTACATCTTTATGGATTCGGAACAGAATCAGCAATAGCTTACTCGAGCAGTTATACAAACTTTGGTGTTTTCTATTCACATCTTGGGGTTATAGGGTTCATTATAGGCGCATTGATCCTGGCGAATGGAATAGGAATGGTATTCTACAGGCTTTCTGACATAAAAACCGCCCTTGGCAGATTCATGCCCCTGATACTGGTTATAATAGGGCTGGCAATATTTATGCCATCCTATTATTCTATCACATCAAAGGACTATACAGTTAATTCGTCCCTGATAATAATACCCATAATACTGGCTTTAATCATACCAATACTCTATGCATTCAGGCAGACAACCTATATCGCTTCATATAAGCCATTCGTTATACTTGTTACAATAATATCACTAACTTTCATTGAATTGAGGGAATACCCATACGTATTCGGAAATGCCAATATTTCAGCCTATATACCGGCAGTAACAACTGATTCTGCTATGGAGTACCTGGCTTTTATAATCTCCGTTGTGGGCGGAATATGGCTGGTTCTGATGATGATATATTATGGTTATGTATCAAATCACAGAATTGCTGGGCTTATACCGAAACGCCCGGATGAAAATAAAAATCCCGCGCCAAAGCAATAAATATAAATTTTATATACTTTTTTAAACTGTAGATGCAAGGGGCTGTGGGGTAGCTTGGTATCCTACGGGCTTTGGGAGCCTGAGACTCCGATTCAAATTCGGGCAGCCCCATTATTCAATATTATAATATCTTATAAGATTAATATACAATAAAATAATAATCAAATACCGCGATGATGATATTTATACAAAAATGAAAAAATGATTAATGACGGGCAAGCTGAGCGGTTAAAAATTTCACTCTTTTTTATAAAATGAGGTTACCTCTATTCTGTTGCCTTCATGATCGTAGAGATATAACTTGTCGCCCTCATCGGTGGTTTTCATGTGATGGCCATCGCAGTATGGCTTGTTCTCTGAAAGGCCACAGGCGCACAGATGCAATTCTTTATCTCCAACTTTTATCATATACGGCTTGTTTCTTTCATGCATTACTATTCTGGACATAGTTATAATATATGGTATTACTATAAATTTTTAACGTTTTATTATCAGCTAAATATGGTACATTTAAGTATTTCCATTCAATATTTTATTATGGACAATCTTGATGAGAAGTCTATGGATATTAATTATTCCTGTATATACGGTGATACCTACGAACTTATGAAGAATGCAGGAAAGGCCATCGCACATTTCATTGAAACCACATTTTCAAAGGGAAAAGCAGTGGCTGTGGTCTGTGGAACTGGCAATAATGCCGGTGATGGAATCTGCTGTGCAGAGTTGCTCAGGGAAAATTATAAAGTTTCTGTTGCCCTCATAAAGGGTATAGCAGGGCTAAAAACCCAGGAAGCTAGAAGGGCTATTAATGACTATCAGGGCATCTATTATGGGATTTCATCCCTGGAGAACGTTATATCACAAAGTGATATTATAATAGATGCAATATTGGGAATAGGAATAAAAGGGGAACCTAGGGAACCATATAATGAGGTTATCAGCACCATAAACAGGTCTGGAAAAACTATAGTTTCTGTAGATGTGCCCTCAGGATTCCCATCAGGTCTGGCCATAAAACCTGGCTTTACTGTTACATTCACAGATGTAAAAACCGGGATGGAAAAATCAAATAGCGGGAAAATTATAGTTGCAGACATAGGTGTACCGGACGCCGTAAAAACATCTACCGGGCCGGGAGATCTTGTATATATTCCGCCGCATAATCCCATGGCACATAAGGGCATCAATGGCGTGGCAGGAATTTTTGCAGGAAACACATTTCCCGGTGCAGCTATAATGGCCTCCATGGCAGCATACAGCACCGGCCCTGACCTTGTAAAGGTATTCTCATCGAAATTAAATAGGGATATGATAGTTTCCCGGAATCCTGGACTGATGTTTTATGACGCTGATACAATTCGCAAAGAGGATATGGATGGGATCACATCCATGCTTATAGGCCCGGGAATGGGGAGAAATGACCCATCCAGGAGACTTATAAATTATGTCCTGGATAACTTTACCGGACAGGTGGTTGTAGATGCGGATGCCCTCAGGCTTCTTTCACCTGACAGGATAGCCAGAAGAAATGCAATAATTACGCCGCATAGTGCTGAATTCAGGGCATTTACGGGACTTGATCCAACAGCAGAGAATGCTATTAAAATAGCAGGCAAATATGGCATTACTGTGCTATTGAAGGGTGTAACAGATATAATAACTGATGGGAAAAATACCAAATACTCCACCGGGGGAAATGGCAGGATGGCCATGGGCGGGACCGGGGATGTCCTTGCAGGTATTGCAGCAGGCTTATTATCCAGGGGAATGCCTCCTTTCAGGGCTGCAGTGGCATCTTCATATGTAAATAAAAGGAGCGGGGAAATGTCCTATAATAAATATGGATATTATTATAGCATTACAGATGTGATAAAGAATATAAAATACGTTTTAAATAATAAAATTTAAAACCATCCTGCTATTATAATATAATGATTGGTGCCATTAAAGGACCCGTTAACATACCTGATTTATCTATATACACACTGCTTAGCAGGAATACAGAGGTAAGTGGAAGCAGGCCTGTGATGATATATTATGATAAATACATAACATACTCGCGAATTCTCTCATATGTAGATTCCATGGCATATCAGTTGGAGCACCGGCTGAATATCGGGAAGGGCGATACAGTGGGAATATTACTTGATTTTTCCCCTGAATATGTTATTTCTATTATTTCTTCCATAAAAATAGGCGCAAAGGTTCTGGTAATTGATGAAAACACGGATGAAAAGATTATAAATAATTATGTGGAGTATCATAAAATAAAGGTTCTCATAATGTGCAAAAGAATGGCTAGGCTTGCCACAGCCAGTGATGTGAAATATATTATATCAGACCCAAATGATTTCCTTACCCTCGGCAAGGCCGTAATAAGAAGAATAAAATATCGTTCAAGAGTCAGGTACAGTGAAAATATCCTGAAATTTTACGAGTTTATATATAGCGGCAAAAAATCAGATAAGTCCGAGAATCCAGAAACGTCCTGCATTATGTTTTACAGTGATAGCAGACTTATAAAATTCAGCATGAAGGATATAATTTCCTTTACTTTTATCCTCAATTACTGGATGCCCAAGATAGATGGCAGGCCGGTATTTTATTCAAACATCAGGCACTCCACTCCCCTGGGGCTGGTTTATTCAATTACACTTCCAGTATCATTTTCAGGCGCCACCGTGGTTAACCGAATCGGCGGAATACTGAAAAACAGCCCGGATTTTATTATAGGAGATAAAAAACTCTATTCTTCCATAATTGACAAACACATATACCTGAATGGTGTAAAATACTGTATAATGCCATTTAATGATGTTAAAACAGAGACAGAGTTTAATAAATTTACAGGCGTCCCACTGATAACAGGAAGATCAGATAACATAACATTAACAACCCATATGAACCCCTTCGATGATATAAGGAAAGGGTCATTCGGGATGCCCCTGAATTATGTGAAATATGACATTAATAATATTGGAGAAATGCTTGTAAAAACACCTTACATGCCAGAGATTTTTATGGATGGCAAAAAAATTTCCGAAGAATGGGTCAATACCCATATAAGGGTAAAGATAGTGGATGGTTATTTCTATTCTGTTTGAACAATATACCTTGAATTGTACCTGTACAGAAATTTTCCGAATAAAAGTGATAGAAAGAAATTGACAACAGCGTAGGATATAAAATAATAGATCAGATCATATATTCCTGTTATCCCAAGGCTGTAGGCAGTTGTTATTACAAAGAACACAAGCCAGTATGCTATCACCATGAATCTGATTTTCCCGTTCAAAGTTGTTCTGGGTATAATTTCAAAATATTTGGCAAGAAGCAGGGAGAATATAACGCCGAAAAGAAGGCCGAGTATGAATATATCACGAACCTGATATATGGTGAGTAATGTAAATAATAGGGAAAGCTTTGAGGATGATGTGGAAACGCCATAGGCTATGGCAAATTCCCCTGTAAAGATATAAATTACTATAACATTTATTATTGAGGCAATGACAAAATATAGAAATCCGGCCTTAAGACCGGCAAATATACCTTCCTTTATGGATGACATATATACTGATGCCTGTATTGGATTAATACCTTTATATCAAAAATACCATGATCATCATTAATCCTTGAAATTTTTGAGCTGGTTGATGGTATTTTTTATGTCATCTATTTTTTTCTCACGTTCATTTATTATCTCCTCAAGAATTTCATTGAAGTCCCTTGATAATTTATAACCGTGAATCGGCCTTCCCTTGCCTTCCTTCTTCATATTTCTTTTTACTATCCAGTTTTTTCTCCGCAACCACTGCATTGCAATAGATACCTCTGGCTGTCTAAGGCCTGTTTCACGCTCTATTTCCACAGATGTTATTTCACCCTTGTCTTTTATATATACAAGTGTGTATGCCACGCTTCTGGGTATGTCGGACATCATTAAATACCTGGCTAATTTGTTAACTTCTTCTGAAAGTGCCATTCCAATCGTATAATAATATTATAATGTTATATATATTTAACTATACAAAAAAAAATTAATATAATAAAAATAAAGGTTTTCCCTATACTGCCAGGCATCTCATGACTTTGCAAGTGCTTCAAGCTTGCTTATTATGGTATAAATAGCCGCCCTTCCATGGGATGGTACATTGGGATCATTTGATATGTCATCAAGCTCTGATATGACAGTGGCACACCTCAGATCCAGGCTTTCCTTGGTATCCTTCATTTTCTCCTTTGCGTCCGAAGACATCTTTCTCACATTTCTAGGTATGGAAGAATCATCCTCCAGATCATCCATCAATGCCATAACCTCATTATACAAATCTTCATCCATGGTCTCACCTCATATAAATATCCTTAATGATGGACAGTACCATCATTGTTTTGGATCTCCTTATACCCTGTATTGCATTAAGGTTATTAACTATAAACTTCTCCAGTGCAATATAGTCAGGGAATCTCACCTTTATTATCAGGTCATACTCACCGGTTACAACAAAAACCTCCTCCACATTCTTGTTTTCTCCAATAATCCTACCTATGTTGTCAACATTGTTTACATCAGCCTCTATGCCTATTAACGCCGTTATAATCTTATTATCATAATATTCCCTGAAATTTGTTATTTCTGCCTCCATTAATCAACCCTCTATGCATTCATTATTATTTCCATCCACATAATATTTTCTAAAATACATTTAATCCTTTTTTGTGGTAATTATACCGCGATTCTTTCATAGAAATAATGCACCACAGAATCTTGCAGTGAAAAACATATACAAGTTAACAATACAATGGTATGAAGAATATCAGTATGGGCAGACTGGTGCTTATAACCGGCCCCATGTTCTCTGGAAAGACATCACGGTTAATTGAGCTTCTTGAGCGGGAAATACTTGCTGGAAGGAATACACTGCTCTTCAAACCGGAAATTGACAAAAGATATGACACCACATTTGTTACAACCCACAAGGGCATGAGGCTGCCTGCTATTGTTCTTAATACAGATAATGATGCTGTAAAAAAGATGTATGAATTATCAAAAAACGTGGATGTAATAGGAATAGATGAGGCACAGTTCTGGGATCATGATTCCATACTTCCAGAAGTTGCCGACAGGATAGCCAGTGAGGATAAAATTGTCTATGTTGCAGCCCTGAATAAAAACCACACCGGGTCACCTTTTAAAACGTCAATGGAAATAATTGCACGTGCGGATCAGGTTTATTCCCTTACAGCTGTGTGTGCAAAATGTGGTGAGGATGCCACATTCACCCAGAGGGTCATGAATGGAAAAGAGGTATTCGGGGAGCAGATAAAAATCGGCGGCACTGAAAGCTATGAGCCACGATGCAGAAAATGCTTTGTATATCCGGAAGAAAATGAAATTAATAAGGCATAGGATGGGCTAGTGTGAGATCTCTATGCCGCTATCCATGCTGCCAGCAGGTATTATTAATGATCTTCTTCCGCCTTTAGAAATGAAGCTTATAATCGCTTTTATCATGCTGCTGAAACCAGTGTCCCTATAATATCCTGACGCATACCTTTCCTGCAGGTCCTTATAATTTATTTTTATTACACCGCCATTATTGTTATGCCATGTGTTTATGGACTTTAGAGGGACATCTGCTATAATCATCA of the Ferroplasma sp. genome contains:
- a CDS encoding SPFH domain-containing protein; protein product: MVAIDVGEVILILVLIIIVAVILSGIHILKEWQRAPVLTLGRYTGLKGPGIVYVTPIISKITVVLSTRIQAVAFKTESTFTQDNVPVNVDAVMYFQIIDPDKAVLNVENYAAATQLAAQTTLREVLGKSSFDEILSEREKIGEAARQIIDEKTEHWGVKVSSVEIRDVLVPQTLQDAMSRQAAAERERRSRVTLALAEVEAAGKMVDAAKQYANNPTAFQLRWMDIVYQIGLEGKGSLIMIPQNVPTVGDTSQFFTATALNNILSKSTGNVGNSTISGSKP
- a CDS encoding hydroxymethylglutaryl-CoA synthase, giving the protein MSGIVSYGSYVPVYRIKPEEIARIWGDDPEKMKNNLFILSKSVPAPDEDVATISVEAARNALKRKKINPHDIGAIYVGSESHPYAVKPTATVVAAAIGMPLEYFAADYEFACKAGTAGMQNVKAMVDANYIKYGFAIGSDTSQGAPGDALEYSASAGGTAMLIGKDDVIAEINDTLSVSTDTPDFWRREGEPYPRHGERFTGEPGYFKHVVAAAKAMMSRMGTKSSDYDYVVFHQPNGKFPTRVAKMLSFTEDQYKTGLLTPYIGNTYSGSTMTGLSAILDEAKPGDRILAVSFGSGAGSDAFDITITENMKTYKRENAPGVRKMIENVTFIDYAIYTKFRKIIVMGESLE
- a CDS encoding thiolase domain-containing protein, whose protein sequence is MKVLSNEVYIIGAGETKFGELWDKSLRNLAVEAGLKAVENAGIYSKDVDAIYGANSLAGIINKQENIGALIADFSGLSADGIPSLRVESSTASGAAALRDAYLSIKSEEYDVVIVGGVEKMTDIHGSDILEKSSSILDREWEAFFGATPAAMAALIARKYMHDFNVDKEALSMFSVNDHLNGSRNPDAQFRNKLTLQQAMNATAVADPLNMMDCSPLSDGAAAVVLASENYMKKNKKEGVHILSSAVAEDYLSVGSRQSIYTLTSTKLAAEKAFRKAGIKRDDISFMEVHDSFSIYGLLELEDLGFAEKGKASKMVYDDIKLEGRLPVNPSGGLKAKGDPYGAVGVGQAVDAYRQLTGKAGDNQIKDARYGLLHNMAGTGASSIIHILGE
- a CDS encoding Zn-ribbon domain-containing OB-fold protein; translated protein: MTELSRIWRETEYRYNLIGYKCKNCGNSYFPPRDVCPKCHRESIGKMEKVKFSGNGEVISYTVVHDAPPSFKRQVPYVLALIKLSEGPVITAQIVDSPEENIDIGTKVHMVFRKIRQDGDSGIIEYGYKFAVN
- a CDS encoding MqnA/MqnD/SBP family protein, whose protein sequence is MKMIIAHTPDPDDAFMFYAMFEHKIETSFEYEQVVKDIETLNKESIDGKYDVTAISANGYMHVSDIYDLTTSGASFGLSYGPLVIAKKNIDLKGKVIATPGRYTSAELLYRMFAPEAGEYKEIRFDRIVNAIMNDEVDAGILIHDEQLTFQEKGLVPVLKLYDEWKKYAGDLPIPLGFNAIRKNMPLENKLKYKKDFENSIKYAQEHQDDAVKYAMKYSRYDDFELEKRFILMYVNSLSVDFGDKGREALTLYYKRAADRNIVKPFTPTIV
- a CDS encoding cytochrome ubiquinol oxidase subunit I, translating into MFNISYPVWDSAMFAYTISSHILLVSLSMGLAIMVTIAEFLALKKKDKYYDTLAYKLSKALVIFFAVGTASGTVMAMELFLFWPAFMKLVGEVAMGPFYVEVFSFLLEAIALPMYVYFWKDFKNRWEHWGLSLAVTIGTYLSAFTVTEINAWMNTPNGFNVEKFVTTGAVTNVNPFAPFITASTAAEELHMSGAVYYAGIAMILGYLIYKYMKTNNMPEKMIYRRGINIAAVFMILDIIYLGITGSNELSTLMVIEPIKYTALELDLHATVGTSFATMAPEHIFGILINHKLAYAPSLPYAQSLLAFPLTFGKGSIPGLIPLTTYKGVTDYGVWPPYAVHDTLDIMVGFGVLMGFYWLYVVVQYFRKKDPLSHRFTLLGGMVVSIMGVLTMEDGWYTAEVGRVPFIIRSPVPGGFVVNGVKYYGTMTIAQAASTSPIVFPLGIAIIAFYLIIFPVTFYFAAKVMKLSNVEEDLKLGEDDIKMEEERKNRKGVTAKAGMR
- a CDS encoding CDGSH iron-sulfur domain-containing protein, which encodes MVIPYIITMSRIVMHERNKPYMIKVGDKELHLCACGLSENKPYCDGHHMKTTDEGDKLYLYDHEGNRIEVTSFYKKE
- a CDS encoding NAD(P)H-hydrate dehydratase, with product MDNLDEKSMDINYSCIYGDTYELMKNAGKAIAHFIETTFSKGKAVAVVCGTGNNAGDGICCAELLRENYKVSVALIKGIAGLKTQEARRAINDYQGIYYGISSLENVISQSDIIIDAILGIGIKGEPREPYNEVISTINRSGKTIVSVDVPSGFPSGLAIKPGFTVTFTDVKTGMEKSNSGKIIVADIGVPDAVKTSTGPGDLVYIPPHNPMAHKGINGVAGIFAGNTFPGAAIMASMAAYSTGPDLVKVFSSKLNRDMIVSRNPGLMFYDADTIRKEDMDGITSMLIGPGMGRNDPSRRLINYVLDNFTGQVVVDADALRLLSPDRIARRNAIITPHSAEFRAFTGLDPTAENAIKIAGKYGITVLLKGVTDIITDGKNTKYSTGGNGRMAMGGTGDVLAGIAAGLLSRGMPPFRAAVASSYVNKRSGEMSYNKYGYYYSITDVIKNIKYVLNNKI